A single window of Gymnogyps californianus isolate 813 chromosome 16, ASM1813914v2, whole genome shotgun sequence DNA harbors:
- the ASPHD2 gene encoding aspartate beta-hydroxylase domain-containing protein 2 gives MVWVPLRTTRTDRRAPLRAPTTRCTTMSLEWLMDWSWSLDGLRDFIATGIQSFRDCDATALAAVACLLVLFVWYCYHVGREQPRAYATVNALMQSAEANGVQNGYVYCHSPECVRCTHHDGLNQKLYHNLQEYAKRYSWSGMGRIHKGIREQGRYLNSRPSIQKPEVFFLPDLPTMPYFSRDAQKHDVELLERNFQTILCEFETLYKAFSNCSLPQGWKMNSTPSGEWFTFYLVNQGMCVPRNCRRCPRTYRLLGSLRTCIGNNVFGNACISVLSPGTVIAEHYGPTNIRIRCHLGLKTPSNCELVVGGEPQCWAEGRCLLFDDSFLHTAFHEGPLEEGPRVVFMVDLWHPNVAAAERQALDFIFAPGR, from the exons ATGGTGTGGGTGCCTCTGAGGACCACGAGGACTGACCGCCGGGCCCCCCTGCGCGCACCCACCACCCGCTGCACCACCATGTCTTTGGAGTGGCTGATGGACTGGAGCTGGTCCCTGGACGGACTCCGGGATTTCATCGCCACTGGCATCCAGTCTTTCCGGGATTGCGACGCCACCGCCCTCGCCGCCGTCGCCTGCCTCCTGGTCCTCTTCGTGTGGTACTGCTACCACGTCGGGCGGGAGCAGCCCCGCGCCTACGCCACCGTCAACGCCCTGATGCAGAGCGCCGAGGCCAACGGCGTGCAGAACGGGTACGTCTACTGCCACTCGCCCGAGTGCGTGCGCTGCACGCACCACGACGGGCTCAACCAGAAACTCTACCACAACCTGCAGGAGTACGCCAAGCGCTACTCCTGGTCCGGCATGGGCAGGATCCACAAGGGCATCCGCGAGCAGGGCCGCTACCTCAACAGCCGGCCATCCATCCAGAAGCCAGAAGTCTTCTTCTTGCCGGACTTGCCGACCATGCCCTATTTCTCCCGGGACGCTCAAAAGCACGACGTGGAGTTGCTGGAGCGCAACTTCCAGACCATCCTGTGCGAGTTTGAGACCCTCTACAAAGCTTTCTCAAACTGCAGCCTCCCGCAAGGATGGAAAATGAACAGCACGCCCAGCGGGGAGTGGTTCACCTTCTACCTGGTGAACCAGGGCATGTGCGTGCCCAGGAACTGCAGGAGATGCCCACGGACGTACCGCTTGCTCGGGAGCCTTCGCACCTGCATTGGCAACAATGTCTTTGGGAACGCGTGCATCTCCGTGCTGAGCCCGGGCACCGTCATCGCCGAGCACTACGGACCCACCAACATCCGCATCCGCTGCCATCTAG GTCTGAAGACGCCCAGCAACTGCGAGCTGGTGGTGGGGGGCGAGCCTCAGTGCTGGGCTGAGGGCCGCTGCCTGCTCTTCGACGACTCCTTCCTGCACACGGCGTTTCACGAAG GTCCCCTGGAGGAGGGTCCACGCGTGGTCTTCATGGTGGACCTGTGGCACCCCAACGTCGCCGCCGCGGAGCGCCAAGCCCTTGACTTTATCTTCGCCCCGGGACGATGA